The DNA segment attacaATAAAGAAGACATCATGCTACAAATGTTTAGCCACGCCCACCACCACTCAAGTCACATGATTGGACGTGGCTGTCCCTCCgaaaattaattttcactcAATGACTAATACTGAAAAAACTAATCACAGTTATCAATGTTTatgatgctaacattagcatgaacCGTGTTTcctgatgaaaaataaaacaaacagacataaaatggaaacacttaAAAACCAGTAAAACCAGTTCACAGGTACAAAGTTCAAACGAGGTCACAGAACAGGTGAACACTTCAcccacacctgctgctgctacaaaataaaataaccttCACACTCAGGACCTGCGTGgcccttcacaataaaagacaaaaacgaCGAGCCAAGACACGAAGATGTCACACAGGAAGTCTGTTGTTGGGGTGATCGGACAGGAAGTGACCTGAGCCACTCAGGGTCCTGGTCTACAGCTGGTCCACGTGTTCTGGCTCATCACAGCTGTACAGATGTGGAGAGAGTGAATGGATAAAACTTTACAGAGActgatgcagctgctgtgagaggtcacacacacacacacacacacacacacgcgcacacacacacacacacacacacacacacacacacacacactagtggtgttcctgcagcagcttcaggatGGAGGGAAACATCTGCTCAGGAGCATCCAGACCCCAGATAAAATCTAGATGTTCCCAGTGTTCAATGTTCTGATGGAAGACCAGGTGagagacctgcagacagacaggtagagagacagatagaagtagagagagagagacagagagaaaggtgtTATTCATTATCACCATACATAGAAACTTTTCTCAGTTTCTTCTCTCTGACTTTCAATCGTGCTCATTGGACGAGAGGACTCACCTGAGTGAGGAGGACAGACACGTCTTTGGGGTCCGCCAGCGTATCCTGTCCCCCTGAGAACAGAGCGGTGGGAACCTTCATGTCCTGGACATGGTACTGAGGGGGAGTGGACTGAGGAGGGACACATGGAGGACaaagagaaaggaaacagagtccatcatcacagcagctaattgatgacatcacttcagtctcagtctcagattcagactcagattcagactcagactcagtctcagactcagattcagactcagattcagactcagtctcaggTGTCAGAGGGACTTTCTCACCTGGTTGTAGTGTCTCATGTTTCCTGCAGGTCCAAAGTCAAACGCCATGAGTTTCCCTCCATGAACAgcctgaaacaacaacagctcagATCACATTCACTTTGTGGTtatgtgttctctgtgtgtgtgtgtgtgtgtgtgtgtgtgtgtgtgtgtgtgtgttttacctggGCCCAGTGGACCATGTTCTGGACTGAGGTcccagcaggacagtgtgtggtGTAGACTGGAGTCCGAGTCTATAAACAAACGTTTCAAACtgttaattaatcagttaatgaaTCTATTGATGAATCAGTTAATTTAGCTAATGAATCAGTGTGATATGAACCATGTTGAGGTTTTTCTCGTCGAAGCCACAGAGGATGAAGAACAGGTTTCCACACAGTTCACTGAGAAGCTGCTTCGCACACACGTGTTCAGCAAACCACTCGATCATGTGACTCTGAGGCAGGAAGTCCCGCCTACCAAACAGGTCCTGCAGGGGGATGACACCGATCATCAATTATCAATACATCACCAATACATCGAAAATGCTTCATCAGTACTCGTTAACAGTATCACTGACTCGTTAACACAGACTCATTAACAGGAGCTCAGGTCTCACCCAGACGAGGAAGTCTGGCAGGACGGACAGTTTGGTCATGGGGCTGCTGGTGAAGGCGACGGTCGCTACAGGAGCCAAAGCCAAGAACAGCTTGATCTTACTGGCTAGTTCAGGCAACCTGGAGAACGCTATGAATGCTGGGAAATAAGAGAGACTATGAGTGATGAGACAAAACTTAAAGCACACTAGTCATTATTATTGTCagaaacaatgtgtgtgtgtgtgtgtgtgttacctatTGTGGTTCCCTGGGAGTGTCCGATGTAGTAGATCTGTTCCTGCCCACTCACCTTCAGGATGTGGTTTACGACAGCTGGCAGATCCTTCAGAGCCATCTCATCATAACTGCAGACGCACAGGTAGACAGGTGATGTCAGACAGGcggtgtgatgtcacacaggcagtgtgatgtcacacaggcggtgtgatgtcacacaggcaGTCTGATGTCAGACAGGTGTGTTGTACCTGAACCTCCAGAACTCCTCCTGGTCTGGTTGGAGGGTCTGGTGTTTCCTGGACCAGGTGTTTCCTCGGCTGTTTCCCAGCCACACATCGTACCCGGCGTCGGCCAGCACGTATCCCAGACTGCAGTTCGGCAGGTTGGTGATCCAGTTACTGCCAGCAGCCAGGAGGCCGTGCTGGAGCAACACCGCCGGCCTCGGACCTGCAGTacacacagaccagagaccacTGAGAACTGTAAACCAGACTGGAGTCCTGGTGGAGCAGAGGGCTGAGACCAGCTGcagaccagcttcagaccaCCTGAGACCGGCTTCAGACCAGCTGAGACCGGCttcagaccagcttcagaccagcAGCAGACCAGCTGAGACCGGCTGCAGACCAGCTGAGACCGGCttcagaccagcttcagaccagcAGCAGACCAGCTGAGACCGGCTGCAGACCAGCTGAGACCAGCTGAGACCAGCTTCAGACCGGCTGCAGACCAGCAGCAGACCAGCTGAGACCGGCTGCAGACCGGCttcagaccagcttcagaccagcAGCAGACCAGCTGAGACCAGCTTCAGACCGGCTGCAGACCAGCTTCAGACCGGCTGCAGACCAGCTGAGACCAGCTTCAGACCGGCTTCAGACCGGCttcagaccagcttcagaccGGCTGCAGACCAGCTGAGACCGGCTGCAGACCAGCTGAGACCAGCTTCAGACCGGCTGCAGACCAGCTGagaccagcttcagaccagcttcagaccagcttcagaccagcAGCAGACCAGCTGAGGCCGGCTGcagaccagcttcagaccagcTGAGACCGGCTTCAGACCTGCttcagaccagcttcagaccagcttcagaccagcAGCAGACCAGCTGAGGCCGGCTGCAGACCAGCTGAGACCGGCTGCAGACCAGCTGagaccagcttcagaccagcttcagaccagcAGCAGACCAGCTGAGGCCGGCTGCAGACCTGCttcagaccagcttcagacca comes from the Seriola aureovittata isolate HTS-2021-v1 ecotype China chromosome 21, ASM2101889v1, whole genome shotgun sequence genome and includes:
- the lipf gene encoding gastric triacylglycerol lipase, producing the protein MMWCVVVCVLVLSGLVHTGPTVLRHSNKLQQRLDPEVHMNITEIIKRWGYPAEEHEVLTEDGYILTVNRIPRGLRHTPGPRPAVLLQHGLLAAGSNWITNLPNCSLGYVLADAGYDVWLGNSRGNTWSRKHQTLQPDQEEFWRFSYDEMALKDLPAVVNHILKVSGQEQIYYIGHSQGTTIAFIAFSRLPELASKIKLFLALAPVATVAFTSSPMTKLSVLPDFLVWDLFGRRDFLPQSHMIEWFAEHVCAKQLLSELCGNLFFILCGFDEKNLNMTRTPVYTTHCPAGTSVQNMVHWAQAVHGGKLMAFDFGPAGNMRHYNQSTPPQYHVQDMKVPTALFSGGQDTLADPKDVSVLLTQVSHLVFHQNIEHWEHLDFIWGLDAPEQMFPSILKLLQEHH